In Halosegnis marinus, one genomic interval encodes:
- a CDS encoding Gfo/Idh/MocA family protein, producing the protein MYDVGLVGCGVIGTRLAETFAAHDATRVAAACDRDPDRADGFAADYDCAAYTDHAAMFADADLDIAYVGVPPVAHREVATDALDAGLHTICEKPLAPDADEGESLVAAAEASDCVTAVNLPFRYTEGFVELRERVGAGDVGDPRRVELDFRFPRWPREWQDVGWLRGREQGGPVREVGTHFLFGVQELFGPVERVAAEVEYSGPDTYEESVVATFEAGGVAGTFDLLCDCDVPEENVIEVTGTEGSLALTDWYRLVADRGTDDERVLVDERSSTTAALVEAFVAEIEGEGGDLVSFREANRVQRVVDAILAGEGRSVAVEGGAD; encoded by the coding sequence GTGTACGACGTTGGACTCGTCGGCTGCGGCGTCATCGGGACCCGGCTGGCGGAGACGTTCGCCGCGCACGACGCGACGCGCGTGGCCGCCGCCTGCGACCGCGACCCCGACCGGGCCGACGGCTTCGCCGCCGACTACGACTGTGCCGCCTACACCGACCACGCCGCGATGTTCGCGGACGCCGACCTCGATATCGCCTACGTCGGCGTCCCGCCCGTCGCCCACCGCGAGGTAGCGACCGACGCGCTCGACGCGGGCCTCCACACCATCTGCGAGAAGCCGCTCGCGCCCGACGCCGACGAGGGGGAATCCCTCGTCGCCGCCGCGGAGGCGAGCGACTGTGTCACCGCCGTGAACCTCCCGTTCCGCTACACCGAGGGGTTCGTCGAGCTGCGCGAGCGCGTCGGGGCCGGGGACGTCGGCGACCCCCGGCGCGTCGAACTCGACTTCCGGTTCCCGCGGTGGCCCCGCGAGTGGCAGGACGTGGGCTGGCTCCGCGGCCGCGAGCAGGGCGGCCCCGTCAGGGAGGTCGGCACCCACTTCCTGTTCGGCGTGCAGGAGCTGTTCGGCCCCGTCGAGCGGGTCGCCGCCGAGGTCGAGTACAGCGGCCCCGACACGTACGAGGAGTCCGTCGTCGCGACGTTCGAGGCCGGCGGCGTCGCCGGCACGTTCGACCTGCTGTGCGACTGCGACGTGCCCGAGGAGAACGTCATCGAGGTCACCGGCACGGAGGGCTCGCTCGCCCTGACGGACTGGTACCGGCTGGTCGCCGACCGCGGGACCGACGACGAGCGCGTCCTCGTCGACGAGCGCTCGTCCACGACGGCCGCGCTGGTCGAGGCGTTCGTCGCCGAGATAGAGGGCGAGGGCGGCGACCTCGTCTCCTTCCGCGAGGCGAACCGCGTGCAGCGGGTCGTGGACGCGATACTCGCCGGGGAGGGGCGGAGCGTCGCGGTCGAAGGCGGCGCGGATTAA
- a CDS encoding alpha/beta fold hydrolase yields the protein MTTFVLVHGAYHGAWCWHEVVPRLADRGHEAVPVELPAHGIDTTPPDAATMADYVAAVTAAIDEADGEVALVGHSMAGMVVSAAAEARPDAVGTLVYLTAYLPADGDAMFDHRVPGSPISRAFVRDEDAGVGRVERDALADLFYADCSPAQVALARSLVRGEPLGPLAEPVALTDAGHGSVRRVFVRCTEDRVITPEKQAAMVDARGVDAEYELPASHSPFLSMPERLVETLADAAA from the coding sequence GTGACGACGTTCGTCCTCGTTCACGGCGCGTACCACGGCGCGTGGTGCTGGCACGAGGTCGTCCCGCGGCTCGCGGACCGCGGCCACGAGGCGGTCCCGGTCGAGCTACCCGCCCACGGCATCGACACGACGCCGCCCGACGCGGCGACGATGGCCGACTACGTCGCGGCCGTGACCGCGGCGATAGACGAGGCCGACGGCGAGGTCGCGCTCGTCGGCCACAGCATGGCCGGGATGGTCGTCAGCGCCGCGGCGGAGGCGCGCCCCGACGCCGTCGGGACGCTCGTCTACCTCACCGCCTACCTGCCCGCGGACGGCGACGCGATGTTCGACCACCGGGTGCCGGGGTCGCCCATCTCGCGCGCCTTCGTCCGCGACGAGGACGCCGGCGTGGGGCGCGTCGAGCGCGACGCGCTCGCGGACCTGTTCTACGCCGACTGCTCGCCGGCCCAGGTCGCGCTCGCCCGGTCGCTCGTCCGGGGCGAACCTCTCGGCCCGCTCGCGGAGCCGGTCGCGCTCACCGACGCGGGCCACGGGAGCGTCCGCCGCGTCTTCGTCCGGTGTACCGAGGACCGCGTCATCACGCCGGAGAAGCAGGCCGCGATGGTCGACGCGCGGGGCGTCGACGCGGAGTACGAGCTCCCCGCGAGCCACTCGCCGTTCCTCTCGATGCCCGAGCGGCTGGTCGAGACGCTCGCGGACGCCGCGGCGTGA
- a CDS encoding AEC family transporter: MSVATQLGYMLALLALGAGARAVGVLTPDRRDALTAAAFYVALPALVFESTVGRALEEVLVWRLLVGVVVVLFAAAALGWLVHRRRADPARRGVAVVQSYHCNMGFLGVPFVAATFGGVTAGKASVVLGIGSLVQVTLTVLLLTRITSAEADVAAELRGVARNPVLIALLLGLAGSAVGVQVPTLAADALSAVGTLALPVALLAVGASLSTEGGLVDPPAVGAVAAVKLLAMPVVALAVFLALGAAPTTVRAGVLMLAMPTAVSTYIYASELGGDRDLASATVVATTVGAVATLFVVVRALGVVA; encoded by the coding sequence ATGAGCGTCGCGACGCAGTTGGGCTACATGCTCGCGCTCCTCGCGCTCGGCGCGGGGGCGCGCGCGGTCGGCGTCCTCACCCCCGACCGCCGCGACGCGCTCACCGCCGCCGCCTTCTACGTCGCGCTCCCCGCCCTCGTCTTCGAGTCCACCGTCGGCCGCGCGCTCGAGGAGGTGCTCGTCTGGCGGCTGCTCGTCGGCGTCGTCGTCGTCCTGTTCGCCGCCGCCGCGCTCGGCTGGCTGGTCCACCGCCGGCGCGCGGACCCCGCCCGGCGCGGCGTCGCCGTCGTCCAGTCGTACCACTGCAACATGGGCTTTCTCGGCGTCCCGTTCGTCGCCGCCACCTTCGGCGGCGTCACCGCCGGGAAGGCCAGCGTCGTCCTCGGCATCGGCTCGCTCGTCCAGGTGACGCTCACCGTCCTCCTGCTCACGCGCATCACGAGCGCCGAGGCCGACGTGGCCGCGGAACTGCGCGGCGTCGCGCGCAACCCGGTCCTCATCGCGCTCCTCCTCGGCCTCGCCGGGTCGGCGGTCGGCGTCCAGGTGCCGACGCTCGCCGCGGACGCGCTCTCGGCGGTCGGTACCCTCGCGCTCCCCGTCGCCCTCCTCGCCGTCGGCGCGTCGCTCTCGACGGAGGGCGGCCTCGTCGACCCGCCCGCGGTCGGCGCCGTCGCGGCCGTGAAACTGCTCGCGATGCCCGTCGTCGCGCTCGCCGTCTTCCTCGCGCTCGGGGCCGCCCCGACCACCGTCCGCGCCGGCGTCCTCATGCTCGCCATGCCGACGGCCGTCTCCACGTACATCTACGCCAGCGAACTCGGCGGGGACCGCGACCTCGCGTCGGCCACCGTCGTCGCCACCACCGTCGGGGCCGTCGCCACCCTCTTCGTCGTCGTCCGCGCCCTCGGCGTCGTCGCCTGA
- a CDS encoding acetate--CoA ligase family protein — MQENTETERRDALFAPERVAVVGATDREGSVGRAVLSNLDGFDGDVAAVNPGRDSVLGYPCHPDLASVPGRVDLAVVVVPPDAVLDVVREAGERGVPAVAVITAGFGEAGAEGAARERDLVAAAEAYGIDLVGPNSLGVMSTRSGLNATFGPAMATPGSVAFMSQSGAFITAVLDWANDEGFGFSDVVSLGNKAAMDETDFVRRWDRDPDTNVVLAYLESVVDGRAFIEAVRESDTPVVAVKSGRTEAGAQAASSHTGAIAGSEAAYEAGFEQAGVLRAGSVQELFDVAQALDGLPLPEDSTVGVVTNAGGPGVMTTDAVGDSDLSMASFADATRDRLAERLPANANVHNPVDVIGDADVERFATALDAVLDDDGVGAAVVVSAPTAVLDYGDLADAVVEARREHDKPVVAAFMGGERTAAPADRLAEAGIPNYFDPARAVDGLDALARYARLDAREFDAPREFDADRERAREILEQVRERETNALGVEAMDLLDAYGIPTPAGGIADSPGEAEALAAELGEDVVMKLVSPDILHKSDIGGVRVGVAPDDVRDTYEDLVSRAYRYQPDATVLGVQVQERIDTDDGVETIAGMNRDPQFGPLVVFGLGGIFVEVLEDTTARVAPLSNDEATEMLSEIRAAPLLRGVRGRPAVDREALAECLERLSALVSDFPAILELDINPLVARPADAGGPLALDLRLTIDPEKL, encoded by the coding sequence GTGCAGGAGAACACCGAGACCGAGCGCCGGGACGCGCTGTTCGCCCCCGAGCGGGTCGCCGTCGTGGGCGCGACGGACCGGGAGGGCTCGGTCGGCCGCGCCGTGTTGTCGAACCTCGACGGGTTCGACGGCGACGTGGCCGCCGTGAACCCCGGCCGCGACAGCGTGCTGGGCTACCCGTGTCACCCCGACCTCGCGAGCGTCCCCGGCCGCGTGGACCTCGCGGTGGTGGTCGTCCCGCCCGACGCCGTCCTCGACGTGGTCCGCGAGGCCGGCGAGCGCGGCGTGCCGGCCGTCGCCGTCATCACCGCCGGGTTCGGCGAGGCCGGAGCCGAAGGGGCCGCCCGCGAGCGCGACCTCGTCGCCGCCGCCGAGGCGTACGGCATCGACCTCGTCGGGCCGAACTCGCTGGGCGTGATGAGCACCCGGTCGGGGCTGAACGCCACCTTCGGCCCGGCGATGGCGACGCCGGGGTCGGTCGCGTTCATGAGCCAGTCGGGCGCGTTCATCACGGCCGTCCTCGACTGGGCGAACGACGAGGGGTTCGGCTTCTCGGACGTGGTGAGCCTCGGCAACAAGGCCGCGATGGACGAGACGGACTTCGTGCGCCGGTGGGACCGCGACCCCGACACGAACGTCGTGCTCGCGTACCTCGAATCCGTCGTGGACGGCCGCGCGTTCATCGAGGCCGTCCGCGAGTCGGACACCCCGGTCGTCGCCGTGAAGTCCGGCCGCACCGAGGCGGGCGCGCAGGCCGCCTCCAGCCACACGGGGGCCATCGCGGGGAGCGAGGCGGCCTACGAGGCCGGCTTCGAGCAGGCGGGCGTCCTCCGCGCGGGGAGCGTACAGGAACTGTTCGACGTGGCGCAGGCGCTCGACGGCCTCCCGCTCCCCGAGGATTCGACCGTCGGGGTCGTCACGAACGCGGGCGGGCCGGGCGTGATGACGACGGACGCCGTCGGCGACAGCGACCTCTCGATGGCTTCCTTCGCGGACGCGACGCGCGACCGCCTCGCCGAGCGCCTGCCGGCGAACGCGAACGTCCACAACCCCGTGGACGTCATCGGCGACGCGGACGTGGAGCGGTTCGCGACGGCGCTCGACGCCGTGCTCGACGACGACGGCGTGGGCGCGGCCGTCGTCGTCAGCGCCCCCACCGCGGTGCTCGACTACGGCGACCTCGCGGACGCGGTGGTCGAGGCCCGCCGCGAGCACGACAAGCCCGTCGTCGCGGCGTTCATGGGCGGCGAGCGTACCGCCGCGCCCGCCGACCGACTGGCCGAGGCCGGCATCCCGAACTACTTCGACCCGGCGCGGGCCGTGGACGGCCTCGACGCGCTAGCCCGCTACGCACGGCTCGACGCGAGGGAGTTCGACGCCCCCCGCGAGTTCGACGCCGACCGCGAGCGCGCGAGGGAGATACTCGAACAGGTGCGGGAGCGGGAGACGAACGCGCTCGGCGTGGAGGCGATGGACCTGCTCGACGCGTACGGCATCCCGACGCCGGCGGGCGGTATCGCCGACTCGCCGGGCGAGGCCGAGGCGCTCGCGGCCGAGTTGGGTGAGGACGTCGTGATGAAGCTCGTCAGCCCCGACATCCTCCACAAGTCCGATATCGGCGGGGTGCGGGTGGGCGTCGCGCCCGACGACGTGCGCGACACCTACGAGGACCTCGTCAGCCGGGCCTATCGGTATCAACCGGACGCGACGGTGCTGGGCGTGCAGGTGCAGGAGCGGATCGACACCGACGACGGCGTCGAGACCATCGCCGGGATGAACCGCGACCCGCAGTTCGGCCCGCTCGTCGTGTTCGGCCTCGGCGGTATCTTCGTGGAGGTGCTGGAGGACACCACGGCGCGGGTCGCCCCGCTCTCGAACGACGAGGCGACCGAGATGCTGTCGGAGATACGCGCCGCACCGCTGTTGCGCGGCGTTCGCGGCCGGCCGGCCGTCGACCGCGAGGCGCTCGCGGAGTGTCTCGAACGGCTCTCGGCGCTCGTCTCCGACTTCCCCGCGATACTCGAACTGGACATCAACCCGCTCGTGGCCCGACCCGCAGACGCGGGCGGGCCGCTGGCGCTCGACCTGCGGCTCACCATCGACCCCGAGAAGCTATGA
- a CDS encoding glycosyltransferase, with translation MNLERIGLVGVGALLLVGAVLALATGAGPGNAPSGAASTTTYPPLLEWVLWGTLALFAAVAGLWLVLTYVVGAGYEPPEPAYGPEEVQVRILTVDAESVVRDTVAALPDALDDVHVVAEGAMDVPGAAVHVVPDGFDCDAVRKGRAIEWARRELACDREFVLYLDEDSLLEDFDGMPDADVVQFQERPRRTGSALSYLADVYRMGVQLEQRAFARLSVPLFAWGGGIAVRTELEDAVTWDRETLVEDTAFVWAAFDEYDPEFALADAVARNEAPPSLYEIAQQRRRWAAGNLEAASMLPARYRILTRLRNYAWALSPVVTLVAVPLSLLGVVVYGGLFVLLSAVLAAFTFLWYLRGALAYGRDAAKLALATPLAPLVTVVHSMGTVAGILAPPDGFRVTTKVGAEE, from the coding sequence ATGAACCTCGAACGCATCGGCCTCGTCGGCGTCGGCGCGCTGCTGCTCGTCGGTGCCGTCCTCGCGCTCGCGACGGGCGCGGGGCCGGGCAACGCGCCGTCCGGCGCGGCCAGCACGACGACGTATCCGCCCCTCTTGGAGTGGGTCCTGTGGGGAACGCTCGCGCTGTTCGCCGCCGTCGCGGGGCTGTGGCTCGTCCTCACCTACGTCGTGGGCGCGGGCTACGAGCCGCCGGAGCCGGCGTACGGTCCCGAGGAGGTCCAGGTGCGTATCCTCACCGTCGACGCCGAGTCCGTGGTCCGCGACACCGTCGCGGCGCTCCCGGACGCGCTCGACGACGTCCACGTCGTCGCCGAGGGGGCGATGGACGTGCCCGGCGCGGCGGTCCACGTCGTCCCGGACGGCTTCGACTGCGACGCGGTCCGGAAGGGGCGCGCCATCGAGTGGGCGCGGCGCGAACTCGCCTGTGACCGCGAGTTCGTGCTCTACCTCGACGAGGACAGCCTGCTGGAGGACTTCGACGGGATGCCCGACGCGGACGTGGTGCAGTTCCAGGAGCGCCCGCGCCGCACCGGCTCGGCGCTGTCGTACCTCGCCGACGTGTACCGGATGGGCGTCCAGCTCGAACAGCGCGCGTTCGCGCGCCTCTCCGTGCCGCTGTTCGCGTGGGGCGGCGGCATCGCCGTCCGCACGGAACTGGAGGACGCGGTGACGTGGGACCGCGAGACGCTCGTGGAGGACACCGCGTTCGTGTGGGCCGCGTTCGACGAGTACGACCCCGAGTTCGCGCTCGCCGACGCCGTCGCGCGCAACGAGGCCCCGCCGTCGCTGTACGAGATCGCCCAGCAGCGCCGCCGGTGGGCCGCGGGCAACCTCGAAGCCGCCTCGATGCTGCCGGCGCGCTACCGGATACTGACGCGGCTCCGGAACTACGCGTGGGCGCTCTCGCCCGTCGTGACGCTGGTCGCCGTGCCGCTGTCGCTGCTCGGCGTGGTCGTCTACGGCGGCCTGTTCGTCCTGCTGTCGGCGGTGCTCGCGGCGTTCACGTTCCTGTGGTACCTCCGCGGGGCGCTGGCGTACGGCCGCGACGCGGCGAAACTCGCGCTGGCGACGCCGCTCGCGCCGCTCGTCACCGTCGTCCACTCGATGGGGACCGTCGCGGGCATCCTCGCCCCGCCGGACGGCTTCCGCGTGACGACGAAGGTCGGCGCCGAGGAGTAG
- a CDS encoding endonuclease III domain-containing protein, whose translation MTEWDAAAVERLHDDLVDLHGPAERDGEHGSDAAPGDGVRQLLTTILSQNVADENTRRAANSLFDRYADFRAIEDAPHDELAETIRVAGLPDTKAERIQRALAAVREQTGGAYSLAFLDAMPTDEAKAWLTDIKGVGPKTASVVLNFHFGKPAMAVDTHVERVSKRFGLVAESASNARVHDLLDDLVPDDLKYPLHVLLITHGREFCTARSPDCDNPVCATYCDCDGC comes from the coding sequence ATGACCGAGTGGGACGCGGCGGCCGTCGAACGGCTCCACGACGACCTCGTCGACCTCCACGGACCCGCGGAACGCGACGGGGAACACGGCAGCGACGCCGCGCCCGGCGACGGCGTGCGCCAGCTTTTGACGACCATCCTCTCGCAGAACGTCGCCGACGAGAACACCCGCCGGGCGGCGAACAGCCTGTTCGACCGCTACGCCGACTTCCGGGCCATCGAGGACGCGCCGCACGACGAACTCGCGGAGACGATACGGGTCGCGGGGCTGCCGGACACGAAGGCCGAGCGCATCCAGCGGGCGCTCGCCGCGGTGCGCGAGCAGACCGGCGGCGCGTACTCGCTCGCCTTCCTCGACGCGATGCCGACGGACGAGGCGAAGGCGTGGCTCACGGACATCAAGGGCGTCGGGCCGAAGACGGCGAGCGTCGTCCTGAACTTCCACTTCGGCAAGCCGGCGATGGCCGTCGACACCCACGTCGAGCGCGTCTCCAAGCGGTTCGGACTGGTGGCCGAGTCGGCCTCGAACGCGCGGGTCCACGACCTGCTCGACGACCTGGTGCCGGACGACCTGAAGTACCCGCTGCACGTGCTGCTCATCACCCACGGCCGGGAGTTCTGCACGGCGCGGTCGCCCGACTGCGACAACCCCGTCTGCGCGACCTACTGCGACTGCGACGGCTGCTAG
- a CDS encoding heavy metal translocating P-type ATPase: MSDSTPSDGTPGGDRDPDRVRLSVPDMDCASCAQKVERSVRDLDGVREVDPRPTTGVLAVEGDGLTAADVTERVEAAGYAVERGDGSATLSVPDMDCASCADKVTNALGRVGGVGDIDARPTTGEVTVGYDPERTDLDALVAAVEAAGYEVVESDDGDDERSGAWTSARALRTYLAGALTVVGILLANPVTGFEGPAVALGGRAVLVGDLAYLAAVAVAGTTVFRNGYYSLRQRSLDIDLLMSVAILGALIASVVFAQALYFEAAMLTVLFSVSELLERYSMDRARNSLRELMELAPDEAVVVRDGEEVTVPADEVARGEVVVVRPGEKIPRDGTVVEGTSAVNQAPVTGESVPVDKTAGDEVYAGTVNEGGYLEVEVTSEAGEDTVSKVVELVEAAQADRTDREQFVERFAGYYTPVVVTAAVLLAVVPPLAFGLAWSTYVVYGLTLLVLACPCAFVISTPVTVVSGITSAARHGVLVKGGRHLESMGAVDAVAFDKTGTLTKGELTVTDVVPLGDNTEADVLRCARGLELRSEHPIGDAIVARAEEAGVAERDVEAFESLTGKGVTADLDGTPHYAGKPGLFADLGFDLSHVHAATDGGVVTRTSRDLCARNDCLDLLSDTVPALQSEGKTVVLVGTDDELEGVVAVADEVRPAAKRAVAALREAGVHTVMLTGDNERTARAVAAEVGVDEARAELMPEDKVAAVDALSDEYGTVAMVGDGINDAPALAAADVGIAMGAAGTDTALETADIALMSDDLSRLPYLHTLARRANTTIRQNVWASLAAKAALAVAVPFGLVPIWAAVLAGDAGMTVGVTGNAMRLAGIAPEGTDADADAVEAPSGPAVSAD, translated from the coding sequence ATGAGCGACTCCACGCCCTCCGACGGCACGCCCGGAGGCGACCGCGACCCCGACCGCGTGCGGCTCTCCGTTCCCGACATGGACTGCGCCTCCTGCGCGCAGAAGGTGGAGCGGAGCGTCCGCGACCTCGACGGGGTCCGCGAGGTGGACCCGCGCCCGACGACGGGCGTGCTCGCCGTCGAGGGCGACGGCCTGACGGCCGCCGACGTGACCGAGCGGGTCGAGGCGGCCGGCTACGCCGTCGAGCGCGGCGACGGCTCCGCGACCCTCTCGGTTCCGGACATGGACTGTGCCTCCTGTGCCGACAAGGTGACGAACGCGCTCGGGCGCGTCGGGGGCGTCGGCGACATCGACGCCCGGCCGACGACCGGCGAGGTGACGGTCGGCTACGACCCCGAGCGCACGGACCTCGACGCGCTCGTCGCGGCCGTCGAGGCCGCGGGCTACGAGGTGGTCGAGAGCGACGACGGCGACGACGAGCGCTCCGGCGCGTGGACCAGCGCCCGCGCGCTCCGCACCTACCTCGCGGGCGCGCTCACCGTGGTCGGTATCCTGCTCGCCAACCCCGTCACGGGGTTCGAGGGGCCGGCCGTCGCGCTCGGCGGTCGCGCCGTCCTCGTCGGCGACCTCGCGTACCTCGCGGCGGTCGCCGTCGCGGGAACGACGGTGTTCAGGAACGGCTACTACTCGCTGCGCCAGCGGAGCCTCGACATCGACCTGCTGATGAGCGTCGCCATCCTCGGCGCGCTGATAGCGAGCGTCGTCTTCGCGCAGGCGCTCTACTTCGAGGCCGCGATGCTCACCGTGCTGTTCTCGGTCTCGGAACTGCTCGAACGCTACTCGATGGACCGGGCACGCAACTCCCTGCGCGAACTGATGGAACTCGCGCCCGACGAGGCCGTCGTCGTCCGGGACGGCGAGGAGGTCACCGTCCCGGCCGACGAGGTGGCCCGCGGCGAGGTCGTCGTCGTCCGCCCCGGCGAGAAGATACCCCGTGACGGCACGGTCGTCGAGGGGACGAGCGCCGTCAATCAGGCCCCGGTCACGGGCGAGTCCGTGCCCGTGGACAAGACCGCCGGCGACGAGGTGTACGCCGGCACGGTGAACGAGGGCGGCTACCTCGAAGTCGAGGTGACGAGCGAGGCCGGCGAGGACACCGTCTCGAAGGTGGTCGAACTCGTGGAGGCCGCACAGGCCGACCGCACCGACCGCGAGCAGTTCGTCGAGCGGTTCGCCGGCTACTACACCCCGGTCGTCGTGACCGCCGCGGTGCTGCTCGCCGTCGTCCCGCCGCTCGCCTTCGGCCTCGCGTGGAGCACCTACGTCGTCTACGGGCTGACCCTGCTCGTGCTGGCGTGTCCCTGCGCGTTCGTCATCTCGACGCCCGTCACGGTCGTCTCGGGCATCACCAGCGCGGCGCGCCACGGCGTGCTCGTGAAGGGCGGCCGCCACCTCGAATCGATGGGCGCGGTCGACGCCGTCGCCTTCGACAAGACGGGGACGCTCACGAAGGGCGAACTCACGGTGACCGACGTGGTGCCGCTGGGGGACAACACCGAGGCCGACGTGCTCCGGTGTGCCCGCGGGCTGGAACTCCGTTCGGAACACCCCATCGGGGACGCCATCGTCGCCCGCGCCGAGGAAGCGGGCGTCGCCGAGCGCGACGTCGAGGCGTTCGAGTCGCTCACCGGCAAGGGCGTGACCGCGGACCTCGACGGGACGCCCCACTACGCCGGCAAGCCGGGGCTGTTCGCGGACCTCGGGTTCGACCTCTCGCACGTCCACGCCGCCACCGACGGCGGCGTCGTCACCCGCACCTCCCGCGACCTCTGTGCGCGCAACGACTGTCTCGACCTGCTCTCGGACACGGTGCCCGCGCTCCAGTCCGAGGGGAAGACGGTCGTCCTCGTCGGCACCGACGATGAACTGGAGGGGGTCGTCGCCGTCGCGGACGAGGTTCGCCCGGCCGCCAAGCGCGCCGTCGCCGCGCTCCGCGAGGCCGGCGTCCACACCGTGATGCTCACGGGCGACAACGAGCGCACGGCCCGCGCCGTCGCCGCCGAGGTGGGCGTGGACGAGGCCCGCGCGGAACTCATGCCCGAGGACAAGGTCGCCGCCGTCGACGCGCTCTCCGACGAGTACGGCACCGTGGCGATGGTCGGCGACGGCATCAACGACGCGCCCGCGCTCGCGGCCGCCGACGTGGGCATCGCGATGGGGGCCGCGGGCACCGACACCGCGCTCGAAACCGCCGACATCGCCCTGATGAGCGACGACCTCTCGCGGCTCCCCTACCTCCACACGCTCGCCCGCCGGGCGAACACCACCATCCGGCAGAACGTCTGGGCCAGCCTCGCCGCGAAGGCCGCGCTGGCCGTCGCCGTCCCCTTCGGCCTCGTCCCCATCTGGGCCGCCGTGCTCGCGGGCGACGCCGGGATGACCGTCGGCGTCACCGGCAACGCGATGCGGCTGGCCGGCATCGCCCCCGAAGGAACTGACGCGGACGCGGACGCGGTCGAGGCCCCGTCCGGTCCGGCCGTCTCGGCCGACTGA
- a CDS encoding metal-dependent hydrolase, producing the protein MMATTHALAGMALAAPVALVAPELAPVAVAAGAAGGVVPDLDLYGDHRRTLHFPVYYPLAAALAAALASVAPGTATVAAAVALAAAGLHSGMDALGGGLELRPWEGTSERAVFDHYRGRWLAPRRWVPYDGAPEDLALAAVLGVPTLAVAPAFEPVVLGLLAVSTAWVLVRKPVARLTERLVRLLPSGLAARLPARFTGGR; encoded by the coding sequence ATGATGGCAACGACCCACGCGCTGGCGGGGATGGCGCTCGCGGCCCCCGTCGCGCTCGTGGCCCCCGAACTCGCCCCCGTCGCCGTGGCGGCGGGCGCGGCCGGCGGCGTGGTGCCCGACCTCGACCTCTACGGGGACCACCGGCGCACCCTCCACTTCCCCGTGTACTACCCGCTCGCCGCGGCGCTCGCGGCCGCGCTCGCGAGCGTCGCGCCCGGCACCGCGACGGTCGCCGCCGCGGTCGCCCTCGCGGCCGCGGGACTCCACTCGGGGATGGACGCGCTCGGGGGCGGCCTCGAACTCCGGCCGTGGGAGGGGACCTCCGAGCGGGCGGTCTTCGACCACTACCGCGGGCGCTGGCTCGCGCCGCGGCGCTGGGTCCCCTACGACGGCGCGCCCGAGGACCTCGCGCTGGCGGCCGTCCTCGGCGTCCCGACGCTCGCGGTCGCGCCGGCGTTCGAGCCGGTCGTTCTCGGCCTGCTCGCGGTATCGACGGCGTGGGTGCTCGTCCGCAAGCCGGTGGCGCGGCTCACGGAACGGCTGGTGCGGCTGCTCCCGTCGGGGCTCGCGGCGCGGCTCCCCGCGCGCTTCACCGGGGGCCGGTAG
- a CDS encoding phosphotransacetylase family protein, whose protein sequence is MTSTTLVASTEASTGKTAVALALATAARDAGRSVGYMKPKGTRLSSAVGKTLDRDPLLARDLLDLDDNTGDMEPVVYSPTFVAEAMRGGTDPDALRDRVREAFDTLSEGRDAMVVEGADAPDTGRAVELDERAVADLLDAEVVLLARYTEPRDVDTVLAAADALGDRLSGVLFNAVADAEYDTVAEEVTPFLERRGVPVLGVVPREPSLAGVTVAELAEELGGRTVTDGATDARVERFLVGAMGGESALAHFRRTKDAVVVTGGDRADIQTAALDAPGVRALVLTGGYEPSGSVAGRAEREGVPVVVVDGDTRGTVERTEALLEGGRTRDAEAVARMRDLLAAHAPTLLPE, encoded by the coding sequence ATGACATCCACCACACTCGTCGCCTCGACCGAAGCCAGCACCGGGAAGACGGCCGTCGCGCTCGCGCTCGCGACCGCGGCCCGCGACGCCGGCCGGTCGGTCGGCTACATGAAACCGAAGGGGACGCGCCTCTCGTCGGCGGTCGGCAAGACCCTCGACCGCGACCCGCTGCTCGCGCGCGACCTGCTCGACCTCGACGACAACACCGGCGACATGGAGCCGGTCGTGTACTCGCCCACCTTCGTCGCGGAGGCGATGCGCGGCGGCACCGACCCCGACGCGCTCCGCGACCGGGTGCGCGAGGCGTTCGACACCCTGTCCGAGGGCCGCGACGCGATGGTCGTCGAGGGGGCCGACGCGCCCGACACCGGCCGCGCCGTCGAGCTGGACGAGCGGGCCGTCGCCGACCTGCTCGACGCGGAGGTCGTGCTGCTCGCCCGCTACACGGAACCGCGCGACGTGGACACCGTCCTCGCGGCCGCCGACGCGCTCGGCGACCGGCTGTCGGGCGTGCTGTTCAACGCCGTCGCCGACGCCGAGTACGACACGGTCGCCGAGGAGGTGACCCCGTTCCTCGAACGCCGCGGCGTTCCGGTCCTCGGCGTCGTCCCCCGGGAGCCGTCGCTGGCCGGTGTCACCGTCGCCGAACTCGCGGAGGAACTCGGCGGGCGAACCGTGACGGACGGCGCGACGGACGCCCGCGTCGAGCGGTTCCTCGTCGGCGCGATGGGCGGCGAGTCCGCGCTGGCGCACTTCCGCCGGACGAAGGACGCCGTCGTCGTGACGGGCGGCGACCGCGCGGACATCCAGACGGCCGCGCTCGACGCGCCTGGCGTCCGGGCGCTCGTCCTCACGGGCGGCTACGAGCCGTCGGGGTCGGTCGCCGGCCGCGCCGAGCGCGAGGGCGTCCCCGTCGTCGTCGTGGACGGCGACACCCGCGGCACCGTCGAGCGGACGGAGGCGCTGTTGGAGGGCGGGCGGACCCGCGACGCCGAGGCGGTGGCCCGGATGCGCGACCTGCTCGCGGCGCACGCGCCGACGCTGTTGCCCGAGTGA